In Lacrimispora indolis DSM 755, a genomic segment contains:
- a CDS encoding DeoR/GlpR family DNA-binding transcription regulator codes for MFAEERQNQIVALVNKNGSVRVKELSEKYQVTEDSIRKDLTFLEKKGLLKKTYGGAMKKRVNVHDLNVSQRKDKNIEIKQKIASKAIELIKDGDMVFLDISTANLELAKLIIKSPLNITVVTNMVDIMLEFMVPTTARLIFIGGSFSSGKDGFVGSFTNEQISDFRFDIAFMGAVGVDVFENNVSTYMVEDGLTKSAVLEVSKSAFIMLETRKFNTDGTYKYARIDSFTGAVMENMPPSEIEEKLKEFNIECL; via the coding sequence ATGTTTGCAGAAGAAAGGCAGAATCAAATTGTAGCCCTTGTCAATAAAAATGGTTCTGTGCGTGTAAAAGAGCTCAGTGAAAAGTACCAGGTGACAGAGGACAGTATACGGAAAGATCTGACGTTTCTTGAAAAAAAGGGACTTTTGAAAAAGACATATGGCGGAGCCATGAAAAAAAGGGTGAATGTTCATGACTTGAATGTATCCCAGAGAAAGGACAAGAATATTGAGATTAAGCAAAAGATTGCCTCAAAAGCCATAGAACTGATCAAGGACGGGGATATGGTATTTCTGGATATTTCCACTGCGAATCTGGAACTGGCAAAGCTCATTATAAAATCCCCTTTAAATATCACCGTTGTCACGAATATGGTGGATATTATGCTGGAGTTTATGGTTCCCACCACAGCCAGGCTGATTTTTATTGGAGGGTCGTTCAGCAGTGGAAAGGATGGGTTTGTGGGAAGCTTCACCAATGAACAGATTTCAGATTTCCGGTTTGACATTGCTTTCATGGGAGCGGTTGGAGTCGATGTGTTTGAAAATAACGTTTCGACCTATATGGTGGAAGATGGGCTTACAAAAAGTGCGGTGCTGGAAGTGAGTAAAAGCGCCTTTATAATGCTGGAGACCAGGAAGTTTAATACCGACGGCACCTATAAATATGCAAGAATTGATAGTTTTACCGGTGCGGTAATGGAAAATATGCCACCGTCCGAAATAGAAGAAAAATTGAAGGAATTTAATATTGAGTGTTTATAA
- a CDS encoding glycyl radical protein, translating into MENLIMTDRITILKKKMLSEPRYASIEQAKIITNTYRMNEEKPRIIQRALSLKAALKQMEIHAEPEELIVGNRTAGVRYGVVFPESGSTWVDREFETLPTRSQDQFEVRQEDITYFREVIKPYWKGKSLEDVLRERYGKEIDHIAKVVKINQKDHAQGHICPNCREWLHKGPAGIKREADDRLRIAGGRQREFFESVSIVMGGALHFMERYHKLLLDMAQQEEEADRRSNMEEVARICKKLSEQPAETFHEAVQSLWFLFVILHMESNASSFSPGRMDEFLWEYFDRDRKEGRLNEQKALEIIECLWLKFNEIVYMRNANSAKFFAGFPIGFNIAIGGQDAEGNDFVNDLSFLLLKAQEHLGLPQPNLSVRLHEHTGDDLLKQAVKVVSMGSGMPQFFNDKAVIPSLEDLGVDKKDARDYAIVGCVELTTQGNSLGWSDAAMFNLNKVLELTMTGGKCLLTGEQLAPDYGDLTTYGTFEELEAVFQRYLDEYMDLMVKACEEVEKAHIDLLPSPFLSSVIDECMKKGMDVTAGGARYNFSGIQMIQVANLADSLAALKLLLFDKHKVEAGELLEALKNDFKGKEVLRTMLLNKVPKYGNDVDWVDRLGVKWAEYFKKRLSGYTNYRGGKYHTGMYTVSAHVPMGENVGASPDGRHAGQPLADGGMSPVYGRDIAGPTAVLKSVSKLDKNLTTNGGLLNMKFLPEFFRTQKGIDKFTLFLRTFVDLEIPHIQFNVVRKEELIAAKEKPEQYRSLTVRVAGYTAYFTELADELQNEIIARTTYGDI; encoded by the coding sequence ATGGAGAATCTGATAATGACAGACCGCATCACCATCCTGAAGAAAAAGATGCTGTCAGAGCCGAGATATGCTTCTATTGAACAGGCAAAAATCATCACGAATACCTACAGGATGAATGAAGAGAAACCAAGAATAATCCAGCGGGCATTGTCTTTAAAGGCGGCATTAAAACAGATGGAAATCCACGCTGAACCGGAAGAACTGATTGTAGGCAACCGGACAGCCGGGGTACGGTATGGAGTTGTCTTTCCGGAAAGCGGAAGTACCTGGGTAGACCGGGAGTTTGAAACACTTCCTACAAGGTCACAGGATCAATTTGAGGTCAGACAGGAAGATATTACATATTTCCGCGAGGTGATCAAGCCCTACTGGAAGGGAAAATCTCTGGAGGATGTGCTGCGGGAACGCTACGGGAAAGAAATCGACCACATTGCAAAGGTGGTGAAAATCAACCAGAAAGACCATGCCCAGGGACATATATGCCCAAACTGCAGGGAATGGCTTCACAAAGGTCCGGCAGGAATTAAGAGGGAGGCAGATGACCGCTTAAGGATCGCAGGCGGGCGGCAGAGAGAATTTTTTGAAAGTGTGTCCATTGTGATGGGCGGAGCCCTCCATTTCATGGAGCGCTATCATAAGCTTCTGCTGGATATGGCACAGCAGGAAGAGGAGGCAGACAGGCGCAGTAATATGGAGGAAGTTGCCCGCATCTGCAAAAAGCTGTCTGAACAGCCGGCGGAAACCTTCCATGAGGCGGTACAGTCTTTGTGGTTCCTTTTTGTGATTCTCCACATGGAATCCAATGCTTCCTCTTTTTCGCCGGGAAGGATGGATGAATTCCTTTGGGAATATTTTGACCGGGACAGAAAGGAAGGGCGCTTAAATGAGCAGAAAGCATTGGAGATTATTGAGTGCCTGTGGCTGAAATTCAATGAGATCGTATATATGCGCAACGCCAATAGTGCCAAGTTCTTCGCAGGCTTTCCCATTGGATTTAATATTGCCATAGGAGGACAGGACGCAGAAGGAAATGATTTTGTCAATGATCTCTCATTTCTTCTGTTAAAAGCCCAGGAGCACTTGGGGCTTCCTCAACCCAATCTATCCGTAAGGCTTCATGAGCATACGGGGGATGACCTTTTAAAGCAGGCAGTGAAGGTGGTTTCCATGGGAAGCGGTATGCCTCAGTTTTTCAATGATAAGGCGGTGATTCCCTCTCTGGAAGATCTGGGAGTCGATAAAAAGGATGCCAGGGATTATGCCATCGTAGGCTGTGTGGAACTTACCACTCAGGGAAACAGCTTAGGCTGGAGCGATGCCGCCATGTTTAACTTAAATAAGGTCCTGGAGCTGACGATGACAGGAGGAAAATGCCTTTTAACAGGGGAACAGCTGGCGCCCGACTACGGAGACTTAACCACCTATGGAACCTTTGAAGAGCTGGAAGCTGTATTTCAAAGATACTTGGATGAATACATGGATTTGATGGTAAAGGCCTGTGAGGAGGTGGAAAAAGCTCACATAGACTTACTTCCCTCCCCATTTTTGTCCTCCGTTATTGATGAATGCATGAAAAAGGGAATGGATGTGACCGCAGGAGGAGCCCGCTATAATTTTTCCGGGATTCAGATGATCCAGGTGGCTAATTTAGCAGATAGTCTGGCAGCTCTAAAACTCCTTTTATTTGATAAACATAAGGTGGAGGCCGGTGAACTTCTGGAAGCTCTTAAAAATGATTTTAAAGGAAAAGAAGTGCTGCGCACCATGCTTTTAAACAAGGTTCCCAAGTATGGCAATGATGTGGACTGGGTAGACCGGCTGGGGGTCAAATGGGCGGAATATTTCAAAAAGCGTTTATCTGGGTATACCAATTACAGAGGCGGTAAGTATCACACCGGCATGTATACAGTCTCTGCCCATGTCCCTATGGGAGAGAATGTAGGGGCTTCCCCTGATGGAAGGCATGCAGGGCAGCCTCTGGCAGACGGTGGAATGTCCCCTGTATATGGACGTGATATTGCAGGGCCTACGGCAGTTTTGAAATCCGTATCAAAGCTGGATAAAAACTTGACTACAAACGGTGGTTTGCTTAACATGAAGTTTTTGCCGGAATTTTT